In Schizosaccharomyces osmophilus chromosome 1, complete sequence, the genomic window ACGAATGCAGtatgaaaacgaaagaaaaacaaagtaccGTGGTGTAGAAGGTAGAAGCGTCGTTAGCAGTAACAAGGATTGGGAGAGGAATCTGATTACCTCATatagttttttattgatcACCGTATCATAAAGCGGGCATATGATGCAGTGGTAGCATGCTCGCTTTGCATGCGAGTTGGCCTGGGTTCAATCCCCAGTGTGTccaatctttttttgaaccTCATTACTTGGAGTAATTCAATcagaaaatttttttttttttttttttttttttttacttctcTATCTTTATTCAATTGTATCTGTCTTTTGCTATGATTCATATTGCTTTGTCTGAAACGACGCAACTGAAAGAAGTgagaaaatataaaaggaaacaatCTTAGTAAACCGTAGAGGAAAAACTTTGTAAtttatttggaaatttGATAAAGCGTCAAATacatttacttttctaGACGcgaattttattttattttatttattttttctgtagcaaacaaaaggtaaacaaacaaatcctTTGCCATTATGTCATCTTAAAATTATATCGTAAGCGAAAGCCAAAAGCGTATTGAAAACATTTGACCAATTACGTATTGCATAGCTTTGTCCCCGATTACTGCCATGTCGGTCTTTTaccatttgtttacatggtATATAGAAGGCTTCATCGTggtgttttgttttactcattgaaataaaagaataatcATGTTAACAATATGAGCAATTGATTGAATTTCTGAAACTTATTTATATGGTTGTCCATTCGTTCTCAAACAATTTTGCCAAGACAAATTCATGgatagtttttttttttgcgtCCGTGTCAACAACGACGTTAAGAATTAACTTACTCTACTAAGTGCATGACTTCCAGGAATAAAAGAGCTTATCTATGAAGCCCGTCTAATCTCGCTACACTAAAACGGTTATCAATGATCCATTGATTTCAAAAGGATTGAAACTTGGGGAGCCTGACTTTGGGTTTGGTAGAATTCAGAGGATTTACTTCAAATAATCCTTTACGTTAGACTACAGCGTCTTGACAATTTCATGAAGGAAGTATTGAATTACCGTAAGCTGTACACCGAATTGTAAGAGTTTGCTGCCGTTTTCCGGAGAATCACACACTTTGCGGACATCTGCCTTTATAGGTATTATGATGATGCAACTTATTGGTAGAGACTATATCCGAGAAGATCGTTGTCGCATATTGTCGAAGATTGACCTCTTCACTTGAGTgtaaaaaaggcaaaaatCGCTGCCGGTAAGTACCTCAATCTATAGCTTTTTGCCGTTCCTACCAATCAAAAAGTAGAACATTATCCTCATAATTGACTCAAGATGAAATCCTTGGTACCTCCTTGAGCTCAGCTGGTACAGAGTCGTGCAGCATTTAGGATTTCACACGAAGGCAGATGGTTTTCaacaattcaattcaaataGAAGCGCCTAAAAACTGATGAGCactttggttttatgaAAGGAGTCAACAAGCAACAAACACACAGAAACAAGCAGTTGGGATTGTACTCTGCTTTGAAAGGATATTCACCACATGTTATAACAGCAAAAAGCCTGGAAACTGGTTTCAAAATAATaaccaaagaaattaaagtAAACCTTTTATAAATCTTTACTATACAATTGGAAAGAATCCTTTTGTTCGTACTATGGAAGATAGAGGGCATTTGCTACAACGTAATCACCATCATGACTAACAGAGACAGATACAGGAGTAATAGACACGTTCGGCTTATGAATGTTGATCACAGGCATTCCTTGAACATAAAGGTTAGTAATCAAATCTGCATAGGCAAGAATCTACAACATCTTTCATGAACGCGGAATGTCTGTACATACCTTGTTTATTGTGTGCATACTCCATAAATGGCATGTAAATGTAGTACGAAGGTTGTAAAGCCTTAAATGTAGCTTCCTTTACGGACCAACTAACAGTCAACTGTTAGTATTCGGAGAAGGCGTAtaaaacattcaaaaacaaacttaCCGAACGCCTAGCCATTTAGCTCGTTGAGCCTGGGTGATTTGTGATCCTTGCAACAGACGATACTGTTGAATctcttttggatgaagaCATTTCTCTAAAAATCGTGACTCGGTaaactttgatttttcaagaagcATCCGTATCCTAGATACCTTGAGAATATCTATTCCAATTCCCATGATTCCTTGAAGTATTTAGAATCACCTTTTGGTACAATCGTGAAAGTTGTCCGAAGCTGAGGCAGAAAGCTCAAAGCTACGAGCAATAGGGGTTCTTCTCTTTTCCAAACAAGAATTCTtataaagaatttttttccaGCTAGTGAACGGGATTCGTAATGAAGAATAGTAAAGTGGTATCCTTTGAAGGTATAAACTCACTTGGTAGGTCGATAacttttaatatttttctattgattTTACTTCAATAAATTAATTAATATCATTAAAACTTCATTGAAAACCACTCTTTGTAAGTTCCATTTTCGATCAAGTTTGTGCCCACTTACCAAAGTTCAACCAccttttccctttttcatatttatcAACATAGAAATCCAACGTTGAGCGATTGCAACGAAAAACTGCATCCTGGGGGGTTTTATCAATGGTATGGGTCTTTAtgcaaaggaaaaaaaagaagcgaTTGCTGACAATATAATGTTTTAGTCTCTTGAAATTTTATCGCTAGAAGGTCTTCGAAATGGTGAGTAGAAATGTCTTgtaaaaattcttttaagCTTTTgtaggaagaaaagagaaaaattggaCTTGTAGCTTGAGGGTGATGTTTGATTCAGCAAAAGTTGATAAATGGAGGACCTGGGCTGTACAGGAGCTAACTAGTGGAGATTAGACGGTCGAAGATGGAACGAAATGAGAAATTTCTATTGCCGGACTGGCGTGGAGCCTTCTGAGAATggctcttcttttattcaataTGGCAACACACGAGTGCTGTGTATTATAGACGGACCTTCGGAGCCGACGATCAAATCGAAATCGAGAGCGGATCGAGCCTTTGTAAATGTAGATATTAGCATTGCACCTTTTAGCACAATTGATCGGAAACGACGGTTCAAATCGGATCGACGGATTCAATTGCAATGTCTGGCATTACAGAGGACATTTGAACAAGTGGTTCAAGTGGAGCTATATCCGAAAAGTCAAATATCCATTTGCTTGCATGTGCTGCATGATGATGGTGCTGTGGTTGCTACATGCATGAACGCTGCTACGTTGGCACTTATGGATGCTGGAATTCCCATGACGGATTATGTTTGCTGTTGTACATCCGGGATTGTTGACTCTGacattcttttggatttgaattctttggaagaatccGATTTGTCTTGGATGACGGTTGCAGTTATGGgaaccaaaaacaaagttaCTTATATGCAGCTCGAGACGAAAATGCATCTTGACTACTTGGACTCTGTCATGAATGTGGCCATTGCAGGAGCGGAACAAATTTATTACATGATGCAGAATGCCATTCGACAAAGTGCCAAACCGTATTTGGCAAAGCTTGTATAATCATCACGCCGAACAGAGAGACTCGCAGGTACATCGCCACAAACGATATCAAAAGGCTTGGCTTGTGTCTTTGTTACCATTGATGttgtatgaaaaaaaaaaagtgcAAACGAAAATTGACTACAACAAATCTTGGTTGTTTTCTTATCGGAATAGAGGAATGGGGAAACTTGAAAATAGGTAATGCAATCTTTCACATAGTctgattttattttttattttattttattacattttttttgatttaccAGGTGTGAGGATTTACCAGGTGTGAGGATTAGGTTGTACTCTTAGATATGAatccttgttttcaatAATCATGATAGCTTTTTTGATAGATGATGGTTCCATTCCCTTTAAAAATCTCGTTGATAGTATATATGAAAGGATTTAGAAGGAAACCAATGgggaaaaccaaaatgaCCATTGGCTCCAGTTTAATAAAATGTGAAAAGCACAGCACCTCTGCGTCTACAGGGAGGGATCACtgggaaaacaaaaggaatagGCATTGGAATAAGAGATGAAGAATAGTAAACAGATcaagataaaaataaaataaaaaataaaaataaaataaaaaataaaaataaaataaaaaataaagacagGAATGGataggaaaaaaatttaccaaagagaaaaacaagcgATAGAGTTGGTTTTCGACTCAGTATGGAAAATTATTCAGCTTTCGTAAAAGTACTTGGAAAGCTTCCTTGTTTGGTGATACCGTCAGCATCCACATAAGTACCAAAGAACCAACCATCTTCATATTGGGTCAAAACATCGATTGCTTGACCTGGGTCAAATTCCAAGTCATCCGTAAAGCTGCTACGGAAAGGAAAGACAGCGACAACTTTGAAGAGAGATTGAACGGCCatagtaaaaaagaaaaaaagaaaagaaaagaaaaaaaaaaaaaaaagagacaCAACACAACACAACAAGGAAtcagtttgtttacagttCTAATTCAATACAAAGGACTCGTAAAATTGGCGAATAAGAATCGCTACGATTCAGATGAAGAGTAAAGAAGCAGCTAGCTTGTTATAAATAGGCTCCGTTTACAGTCGGTTGTCTCGAAACTACCAAGAAGCGAATGAGCGGAAATATCTCAGAGACAAGACAAACAGTCTTATACACGAGACCTAGAGCGTCCATGACTCGTAGTCAATAATCCGACTGGTCCCCGTCTCCACCCGGAATTCAACGATACGAAGAATTTCATCTTGTCAACTTTGGGACCCCTGAAGTAACAGACCGGCTCTTTGAGGAAAATTTTAGAGACATGGTATAGGCTTTAGTAGAGACGCTTGCTTTCAAggattttaattttggaaagaagaGAATTGTTTTGAACAACCTTTCGCTGGTCCTAGCgcacaaaaaaaataaatagaaaaataaaaaaaaagagagaggaaaaaaagtcaaggaaaaagagagagagaaaaaaaaaaggcaagGAAAGTGAGAAAAGTTACTAAACCTGACGAGTGAGGAGAGGAGTGTCTTGAGGAAGAGATACAGTCGACTAGATGTGATGCAAGCAAAATAACAATGTCAGAGGAATAAAGACTCATAAAAACCAGGAAATCAGGAATTCATCAATGTACAAGACATTtatcctttgtttttttctcttttctcttttctcttttttacttttctatttattttttttcttccatcgAGAGAAACTAATACAGACGAATTTGGTTCATCTCTTCTTATCGTACACTTCTTAGCCTACTAACAATATCCATGATATCATTTAATCACTTATTATATCGTATTTGATAAATGCCGACTCAGGGGATGTGAAAATTaatctgaaaaaaaaaaaaggtgaCAAATGGATGAATCCAGAACCGAGAATTGGATGCATTCATTATGTAGCTATGTTGAAAGAATCGGAGAATCAAAgaatcaataaaagaaacaaggaGGGCTACGTTTGAACGGAATCGGTCTTCCGACGTTTTTGGATAGAAAAGTTATCCAACAAGGAAACcaataaaaggaaaggaaaggaaaggaaataaaataaaataaaataaaataaaaggaaagtaGCTCAGGGAAGCaaacaaacgaaacaaTTCGAATTATGgttgtttttatgaattaGGAATCAACTTTTTACGAGAGGAAACTGTTTACGAGAACTTTTGTCATAAATTTATCCTTTGCTTTACATCCTTTTATCTCCTTCCTATCTTACTATCAAACAAGCAAGTCCCGGGTAGCTCAATCGGTTAGAGCGTCTGACTCTTACAAAGGTAATCAGAAGGTTGCGAGTTCGATTCTCGCCTTGGGAGTTCCTTTTTGATGGTTGTAGAAATTCTGTTTAGGGATCTAATCGTTATTTCTTTAGCGcaagattctttttttggcGCAAGATGTTTCTTTGAGCGATTTCGTTAAATAGTATACAAGTTCTAGTCCAACAGAGACTCTACATTCCCGAAGGActagaaaaagatttttttttttttttttcctttttcagaTAAATTTCagtcaattttttttcatctcttTCTTCGTTTATACGCATtatattttcctttgttcACTGGTATACCAACCAAGCTCTTGTAGCTCAGTGGTAGAGCGCCTGTCTCGTAAACAGGAGGTCCAGTGTTCGAGTCACTGCCGGAGCAAAAATCTACAattttttgcctttttcgCTATCCTTcacttttttaaataacgCACTCCAATGCAGGTCAttacaaaataaacaaattaaaaaaatgaaaaaaaagcctTTCTTATTATCAATGCtcttgtattcttttttcttttctctttttatttctaaaTTTGTTTATCATAACATGTCATTGTTTTgctcgttttctttttctgcaAACATTGCTTGCTTCCTGGCCCAAAATGTCTAGGATAACGAAATGTTCAAAATAAGGAATTCTTGTTTGACGCAGCAAACAAATCTACAATGTCCAATGTCCAATGCtaattatatatatactttttttttataattcttttttgttttgttttgttacCATACTTACGCGTCGTCAACCATGTAAAAGGTGTTAAAGAGCTagtatttgttttctatttatctGCTTTACCACGATACAAACAAACCCTTTTATCATTCCTAGAGTTCCCATCTAGGTTCTGATCAACGGTTTCCAATTGATTTGTATGtatttcatttccttcCAAAACTGGACCTTCTGGCTTTGCCCAGatggaaatccaaaatctgCTGGGAAACCTAAACGAAAATTTACAATCAAGAGGATAACAAAATCATCCCTGTTTTCCTTAGGAATAGAAATATCAAGCAACGAGTGTCCAGCCGGCCAAACGTTTCGACTTGCTTTGCACAAAAGTTGCTCCTTGTACAAAGAAACCACATTCTCTTTTAAGCGCGTGGATTggatttcctttttcatagCTTCCTATACCTTTCAATCAATCtctttaataaaaagaaatcccTGTATAATGTCGTTTCCCATCGTTACGATGGATTCTCTATTCAAGTTCCAAACAAACGCCAATTGACAGTATCGTGAAAATTTCCTGCtgtaaaaatgaaaatcaagaattCAACATCCTGTTTCTTCTATATTTAGCCCCATTCTCTTCCAGACTAGGTTTGCCTACATGTAAACTGAGAGGTGCGACTCACCAGAAAAATTTGCCAAAAACCAAACACCTCACCCATAGCCAAAATGTCGACGACAAGCTGCCGAATGTACGAGAACCGCTTCCCTGAAGTGGATGAACTCGTTGTAGTCAACGGTAAGTTGAAAATCCGCGATTTTTGCTCTCTTACTTGGATATTTTGCCAGTTAGCTGACTCGTAATCTTTAGTCCGTCAAATCCAAGAAATGGGTGCTTATGTCAAACTTCTTGAATATGATAACATTGAAGGAATGGTTTTACTTTCTGAACTTTCCAGGCGTCGTATTCGTTCCGTTCAAAAGCACATCCGTGTTGGCCGTAATGAGGTCGTCGTGGTTTTGCGTGTcgacaaagaaaagggtatgtaacaaataaaaacagCATCGTCAGTCATTCTAACCGCCCAATTTTAGGTTATATTGATTTGTCCAAGCGTCGTGTCAGCCCCGAAGATGTCATCAAATGCGAAGAACGTTTCAACAAATCCAAGGCTGTCCACTCTATCATGCGCCATATCGCTGAAAAGCACAACGTCCCCTTAGAAACCATGTATACCTCCGTTGGTTGGCCCTTGTATCGCAGATATGGCCATGCTTACGATGCTTTCAAGTTGGCCATCTCGAACGCTGAACACGTATTCGAAGGTTTGGAAGCTCCCAAGCCTGGAATCATCGATGACTTGTTGGGCCAAATTTCTCGCCGTTTGACTCCTCAACCCATCAAGATTCGTGCTGATGTCGAAGTCACTTGCTTTGGCTACGACGGTATTAACGCCATTAAGGCTGCTTTGAAGTCTGCTGAAGATCTTCGTACCGAGGAAGTCCCTATCAAAGTCAAGCTTGTTGCCCCTCCATTGTATGTTCTCTTGACCAATGCTTTAGACAAGTCTCTTGGTTTAAAGAAGTTGGAAGAGGCCATTGTCAACATAGAAAAGGTTTTATCCACCGCTAATGGTACCTGTATCGTTAAGATGAAGCCCAAGGCCGTCAGTGAGACTGATGAACTTGAGCTTGCTGATCTCATGAAAAAATTCGAAAAGGAGAATGCTGAAATCTCTGGTGACGAAGAGGATGATCAAAGCGGTTCTGAGTAACTCCGGTAAACCAGTATAATAGAAATTATATCTCTTCCCATTAACCACGCGTTGTGagtccttcttttttgggCAAACCGGTTGTAttgttctctttttcttctttttttgttcaaatttGGAGATTTCATCTAGGGTGTAAAATAATCTACCAACGTTAAAATAGCAATGAAATGTATTAGCATTGATGTGCCTATAGATATGAAGACTGTTGCTTTCTCTTGTATAGAGCTTTGTAATGGAGGATGCTTTTACGCACTCAGGGATACATCAACCATGAATGACAGAAATCATAATTATTAGTACATGAAAAATTATCTAGTAGAAACATTTGGTATGAAACGTAAACAAGGCTTTACTACCACTATGCAATCGTAATGCAAAACtgaatgaaagaaagctAATCAAGACTCGACTAAATGTTTGATTAATTTCCCATTTTTTCACGGCATGCTTCGCAATACCAAGTACCCTCTGGTGGTGCCTTTAGACCAACGCATTCCATGTGGAACCATTCTCGTTCACAATCTTCATTATCACAAGCAACCATTTGACCATAAGATCCCTGTTGACAGAAACAGTACTTCTCGTTATCCTCTTCTTCCTGATCCTCCTCCTCTTCAGACACTGCTTCACTATATGCAGCAGCTCCGGCTTTGACGCTGGGTGCTTTGGAAATTGTACCTGTAGGTCTTTGTGGCCGACCAGCGCCAACGCCATCCACCACACCCTGCTGGAATCCTCCATTTTGAGAAGCAGTTCGACCGAAAATCGAACTTTGCCGCCGTCCAACACCATTGCGAGCTTGAACGGGAGCTTGACGAGCACTAGCCCCAGCAGGAGAATTTAAGGAAACCGAAGAAAGAGAAGTCAGGTCATTCGCTTGATTCAATAATTCCGCCGGGGTAAATCCAGGACCCAACTTCATAAGCTTATCATCCAAGCGTTTTATGTGTCTCATTAACACTGCTCGTGCGCGCTCTGCGAGTTGAACCTTTTCATTCTGAATAATAATGgacttttcatatttttctcttatAGAGGTGTAAAAAGACTCTTCTTTGGGATGGGGAATGTGCGAACCCTGAGATTTGACATGCGATTGAATTTGTTGGTCTGCtgtttgaatttgtttcCCTAAATCATGAAGCGCCATTTCCTTGACACTTATCTCATCGAATATGTGCTTGGTTTCATCGGGAAGATTATCCAAGGACTGCAAATAATCTGTCAAGACGTAAACAGCTTCGTCAGCCATCGTACCTTTTCAACTTCAATGAGAATGAGTGCTTTTCAGCGAATAAACCTGAATTTCAATGTttacaataaataatttttccaCCATAGAATCAAACCCTAAGAGTTCCAGCACTCACAAACAACTAGCAAACCAGAATTAAATATACCTACAAAATAGCAAGAGTAAGAATCACCAAGGCAATATTCTATGAATGTTGGTAGAGGACGAGAAAAGTCAATTCGACgacttcttctttttcagcGGACTCCAAAGGGGGGCGACTCTTCGAAATTCAGCAAAGCTACAATCCTATGGTACACTtcaacaagagaaaaaaacagaCGAAAGGAAATCAACAAACAATCCTGAATCAGCCGAAAGATTTACAAGCCTGAAACCTGTTTTACAAGCCTTTTCGCTTTTTCTgacaatttttttggtggtTACTTTGGCCACTGTTTAAACTACGCtacataaaaataaacagaaaTCAACGACAAAACGCTTTCGTAGAAGAAAGGTGAAGAGGAGAAGATACTTCGGAGTCtacaaattcttcttcctctctGGTTTCGCACATATAGAAGCACTTTCAACTGATTGCTTTGctctgaaaaaaaaatcattcagCGTATTGGAACGAAAGTGGTAAGTGAATACCGCAAACGGAAAACCACACTAAATAAATATCACGACGTAGCAAGAAGttctgtaaacaaaatagcTGTCAACTGCACGTTTCCAATTGTTTGCAAAGAAGCATAAAAATGtgctttattttatggTTTTTCCAAgattaatttttttaaactaGTTGCTTTATGTGAATATTGAAAGACcttcaattcaattttcatttgcGTCTTTTTACGCTGTTTTCGTTGTTTCATTTCTCAATTGAGGTTGTAAATAGTTATTTATAAGGTTTAAAGCTTCTCTACATATTTTTTTAGAGCCAGAAAAGCTTCAATTCAAGAAAGCTCAAGATCctctcctttttcttctttcgttATAGAACGCGACGTTCATACGATTCAAATTTGTCTTTCTCTGTTTGATTTCACCTTCATACGccaagtttttcttttcccttGTTCTAGGTATTTGCttggtttggttttttgtttgcctGTTTGTTTAAGGAATATctgagaaaaaagaaaatgagtGTGGAAGAGACAGATACTTCATTTAATGATGTCGAGTATGGCTCTTTCTTTAGTTTTCGCCCACAGAAGCGCAAAGTCACATACCATCTAGATGAGCAGGTCGGAAATTATCATTATGGTGACAAGCATCCTATGAAACCACATCGTATCACGATTGCTAACCATCTTGTCATGGGGTACGGCTTGCACGACAAAATGAATGTTTATAGTCCTAGGAAAGCTACATTCAACGAAATGGCTAGCTTTCACCGAGAAGACTACttaaattttttacaaaaaatcaCTCCCGACGATGCTGAATCGTATGCTGATACATTCCAGAATTTTAATATTGGCGCTGACTGTCCTATCTTTGACGGTGTATATGAGTTTTCTCAAAGGTCTGCGGGTGCCAGTCTGGACGcttcaagaaaattaaCCCAAGGACAAACGGATATTGCCATTAATTGGAGCGGCGGACTTCATCATGCAAAGCGAGCAGAAGCTAGTGGATTTTGCTATGTTAATGACATTGTCTTGGCCATTCTTAATATGCTACGTTATTTTCCTCGAGTTCTTTATATTGATATTGATATCCATCATGGAGACGGTGTCCAACAAGCATTCTACGAATCTGATCGTGTTTTAACCGTCTCCTTTCATAAATACAATGGTGACTTCTTTCCTGCAACGGGAAATTTCGACGAACATGGAATCAAAGGCGGAAAGTATTTTGCGATGAATGTACCATTAGACGATGGTATTGGTGATGATCAATACACGAGCTTGTACAAATCTATCATCGAGCCAACGATCAACACATTTCAGCCTTCGGCTATCGTACTTCAATGTGGAGCCGATTCCTTAGGTTATGACAGGTTAGGTGTTTTTAATCTTAGCATCCGTGCTCATGGCGAATGCGTAAAGTTTACGAAGTCCTTCAATATCCCCATGCTTGTTGTTGGCGGCGGTGGATACACTCTTCGGAATGTCGCTAGGGCTTGGTGCTATGAAACCTCTATCTGTGTGGACGAACCGGTTCCTTCACAGTTACCGAAAGATACTTCTTactatgaatttttttctcccGATTACACTTTACATCCAAAAttaataacaaaaattgaaaacaaaaactcaCCCAAAATGTTAGAGGACCTTAGGATACGCGCGTTGGAACAATTACGCTATTTGGGTAGTGCTCCGAGTGTTCAATTGCAGCAAATTCCTCCAGACTTAACTGGTCATTTggacgaagaagatgacCGCCTTAATGATGAATTTCTTGATAAAGTGTTAGATGTTCGGGTTAATGGGTAGACTTATATAATAACGGTTATATTTATGATTAAATGACAtgcctttctttttcgatttAATGTACACATACATCTAGTCAATATCTTTTTACGTAATTTCAGCCTatacaattttattaaaaccTGCATAAATGCAAAATGTAGtaccaaaaataaatctaTACAGACAAACGGCCGGAACTATCTAATCCTCTCTATCTAAACGAACAGCAGAGCCTGCTTGGATCAAGTCCAAGTTCACCTTTGGTCCCATCAATTGACGGATATCAGAAATTCCGTACTTAATCATTGTAGGACGTTCTAATGAAAGACCAAAACCGAGACAACGAACATCCTTAGGAAGACCCATAGGTTCTAACATCTCAGGTCTGAACATACCACTATTTCCGACTTCAACCCATTTACCAAGTTTTTCGTGATAAGAGaaaatttccaaagaaggtTCGGTATAGGGATTGTAGGCGGGCTTGAAGCGTAAGTTTCGAACATTCATTTTAGCAAAGAAGACTTCCATGAAACCAATCAAATCCCCGAGAGTAAGATTCCTATCGCATATGACACCTTCCACCTGATGAAATTCAGCCAAATGTGTAGCGTCAACGGTTTCGTTACGGAAGACACGATCAATCGAGAAATATTTTGCAGGGTGGAAACCATTTTTAGCAAGCTTATACAACATATTGCCTGAAACAGCGGTGGTATGAGTACGAAGAATAAGTTTACgagtttcttcttcagacCAAGGGGCACGATAACCAATACCTCTTGTTTCGCCTCCGTTCTCATGGGTGCCCTTAACACGAGCAACGTAGTCAAGATCAGGTAACTTATCAGTAAAAGCaggtttcttcaaaaagaaagtatcCTGAACATCACGAGCAGAGTGCTGCTGAGGAACGAATAAAGCATCAAAGTTCCAGAAACCGCTGTCAACATAATTGTTGGTAGgcatttcttcaaaacccaattcaaagaaaaacttgcGGAATTCCTCACGGACCTTCATCAGAGGGTGCAGACAACCACCAGCAGGAGGGATACCCTCAGCAGCAAAGTTGTAGTCTTTGAACTTGGCATTTTCCCAAGAGCGAGAAGTAATCATATCAGCGGTCAAATCAGTATTTAGCTTTTCAATAGTAAGAGAGAAGTGGGGCCCcttctttaaagaaaagtacATTAGTTTGTTGCGTTCAACCAATTTACgctttttcaaatcgtTAAGAGCCTTTGTATCTTTGTGAGTACCATGTTCTTTTATTTCGGCCAACAACTTGGGCGTGCCATCCTCAATAG contains:
- the ppt2 gene encoding mitochondrial holo-[acyl-carrier-protein] synthase Ppt2; amino-acid sequence: MGIGIDILKVSRIRMLLEKSKFTESRFLEKCLHPKEIQQYRLLQGSQITQAQRAKWLGVRWSVKEATFKALQPSYYIYMPFMEYAHNKQGMPVINIHKPNVSITPVSVSVSHDGDYVVANALYLP
- the rrp41 gene encoding exosome subunit Rrp41; this encodes MSLEILSLEGLRNDGRRWNEMRNFYCRTGVEPSENGSSFIQYGNTRVLCIIDGPSEPTIKSKSRADRAFVNVDISIAPFSTIDRKRRFKSDRRIQLQCLALQRTFEQVVQVELYPKSQISICLHVLHDDGAVVATCMNAATLALMDAGIPMTDYVCCCTSGIVDSDILLDLNSLEESDLSWMTVAVMGTKNKVTYMQLETKMHLDYLDSVMNVAIAGAEQIYYMMQNAIRQSAKPYLAKLV
- the tif211 gene encoding translation initiation factor eIF2 alpha subunit, with product MSTTSCRMYENRFPEVDELVVVNVRQIQEMGAYVKLLEYDNIEGMVLLSELSRRRIRSVQKHIRVGRNEVVVVLRVDKEKGYIDLSKRRVSPEDVIKCEERFNKSKAVHSIMRHIAEKHNVPLETMYTSVGWPLYRRYGHAYDAFKLAISNAEHVFEGLEAPKPGIIDDLLGQISRRLTPQPIKIRADVEVTCFGYDGINAIKAALKSAEDLRTEEVPIKVKLVAPPLYVLLTNALDKSLGLKKLEEAIVNIEKVLSTANGTCIVKMKPKAVSETDELELADLMKKFEKENAEISGDEEDDQSGSE
- the png1 gene encoding ING family-like protein Png1, with product MADEAVYVLTDYLQSLDNLPDETKHIFDEISVKEMALHDLGKQIQTADQQIQSHVKSQGSHIPHPKEESFYTSIREKYEKSIIIQNEKVQLAERARAVLMRHIKRLDDKLMKLGPGFTPAELLNQANDLTSLSSVSLNSPAGASARQAPVQARNGVGRRQSSIFGRTASQNGGFQQGVVDGVGAGRPQRPTGTISKAPSVKAGAAAYSEAVSEEEEDQEEEDNEKYCFCQQGSYGQMVACDNEDCEREWFHMECVGLKAPPEGTWYCEACREKMGN
- the hos2 gene encoding histone deacetylase (class I) Hos2, with the translated sequence MSVEETDTSFNDVEYGSFFSFRPQKRKVTYHLDEQVGNYHYGDKHPMKPHRITIANHLVMGYGLHDKMNVYSPRKATFNEMASFHREDYLNFLQKITPDDAESYADTFQNFNIGADCPIFDGVYEFSQRSAGASLDASRKLTQGQTDIAINWSGGLHHAKRAEASGFCYVNDIVLAILNMLRYFPRVLYIDIDIHHGDGVQQAFYESDRVLTVSFHKYNGDFFPATGNFDEHGIKGGKYFAMNVPLDDGIGDDQYTSLYKSIIEPTINTFQPSAIVLQCGADSLGYDRLGVFNLSIRAHGECVKFTKSFNIPMLVVGGGGYTLRNVARAWCYETSICVDEPVPSQLPKDTSYYEFFSPDYTLHPKLITKIENKNSPKMLEDLRIRALEQLRYLGSAPSVQLQQIPPDLTGHLDEEDDRLNDEFLDKVLDVRVNG
- the frs2 gene encoding cytoplasmic phenylalanine-tRNA ligase alpha subunit Frs2; amino-acid sequence: MSKVEALQVLLLKKLDEQNEIANTSHIEFEGKKLTVQDAQSAILSLAARSMVEFERHDIEVYTLTAEGEEILKNGSHEAKVFNEICASMSGLSIGELKDKLGNTAGLGQGRAFKLGWIRKDGDKLIKNTESIEDGTPKLLAEIKEHGTHKDTKALNDLKKRKLVERNKLMYFSLKKGPHFSLTIEKLNTDLTADMITSRSWENAKFKDYNFAAEGIPPAGGCLHPLMKVREEFRKFFFELGFEEMPTNNYVDSGFWNFDALFVPQQHSARDVQDTFFLKKPAFTDKLPDLDYVARVKGTHENGGETRGIGYRAPWSEEETRKLILRTHTTAVSGNMLYKLAKNGFHPAKYFSIDRVFRNETVDATHLAEFHQVEGVICDRNLTLGDLIGFMEVFFAKMNVRNLRFKPAYNPYTEPSLEIFSYHEKLGKWVEVGNSGMFRPEMLEPMGLPKDVRCLGFGLSLERPTMIKYGISDIRQLMGPKVNLDLIQAGSAVRLDRED